The proteins below come from a single Eucalyptus grandis isolate ANBG69807.140 chromosome 3, ASM1654582v1, whole genome shotgun sequence genomic window:
- the LOC104436970 gene encoding disease resistance protein RUN1-like, producing MIRKEPPHSEDLPYRASSSSTSPHVGDNGGTKMLKGSDYEVFLSFRGEDTRKGFTDHLYTSLVNAGIRVYRDNNELRVGKEIGPELLYSITQSKISIPIISEDYASSKWCLQELAQMLKCKRSGEQVVLPIFYKVEPSQVRHLKGRFGDAINAHKKNLGQMVVKEWEEALNEVSSLKGWESEKIADGHEAALLKRVVIRVMSELKRLFHLSVPEQLVGTDDRVEQILSKIDANFNGTWIIGIYGMGGIGKTTLAKVVYNKLFSDFKDHCFVADIRERSQRNGIVCLQNELISNVIRGLEVSNVDDGICVLESRCASKKVLVLLDDIDDNTHLNALVGDGSWFKAGSIVIITTRNKSILDKVRASHLYELEKLPSDQSLILFSRHAFRNDIPPSDYKDISYDIVSITGGLPLALQVIASFLCGKPKETWKDTSNKLKRIPDKKVQERLRISYDALDYEEQQIFLDIACFFIGSSKQYLTYMWDACNFYPGKGIEVLSLMSLIKIDKDGTLMMHDQLRDLGREIVRLEHPKKLGNRSRIWTNEEAEDVLESNKVRVSSIYLIVSEC from the exons ATGATCAGAAAAGAGCCTCCTCATTCAGAAGATCTGCCATACAGAGCGTCTTCGTCGTCAACCTCTCCACATGTAGGTGATAATGGTGGAACCAAAATGCTGAAAGGAAGTGACTACgaagtgttcttgagctttagaggggAAGACACTCGCAAAGGCTTCACCGATCATCTCTATACTAGCCTTGTTAATGCAGGAATTCGTGTGTATAGAGACAACAACGAGCTCCGTGTTGGTAAGGAGATTGGTCCGGAGCTTCTCTACAGTATCACGCAGTCTAAGATTTCGATCCCGATTATATCTGAGGATTACGCTtccagcaaatggtgccttcaaGAGCTTGCTCAGATGTTGAAGTGCAAGAGAAGTGGAGAGCAAGTAgtgttgcccatattttacaaagtggaaccctCACAAGTGCGACATCTCAAGGGGAGATTTGGAGATGCCATCAATGCACATAAAAAGAATTTGGGTCAAATGGTTGTGAAGGAATGGGAAGAAGCGCTCAACGAAGTCAGTTCCTTAAAAGGATGGGAATCGGAGAAAATAGCTGATGG GCATGAAGCAGCATTATTGAAAAGGGTCGTTATAAGAGTTATGAGTGAGTTAAAAAGACTTTTCCACCTAAGTGTTCCTGAACAGTTGGTGGGAACTGATGATCGTGTGGAACAAATTTTGAGCAAGATAGATGCTAATTTCAATGGTACATGGatcattggaatttatggaatgggcggcatcggtaagacaactcttgcaaAGGTGGTATACAACAAGCTATTTAGTGATTTTAAGGATCATTGCTTTGTGGCTGATATTCGAGAAAGATCTCAACGCAATGGTATTGTATGCCTACAAAATGAGCTCATTTCTAATGTGATAAGAGGATTGGAGGTGTCTAATGTCGATGACGGAATCTGTGTACTTGAATCTCGATGTGCAAGTAAGAAAGTCCTTGTTCTTCTTGATGATATAGATGATAATACTCACTTGAATGCTTTGGTTGGAGACGGTAGTTGGTTTAAAGCAGGAagtatagtcatcatcacaactAGAAACAAGAGTATTCTTGACAAGGTTAGGGCTAGCCACTTGTATGAACTTGAAAAGTTGCCTTCGGATCAATCGttgattttatttagtagacatgcatttcgaaATGATATTCCTCCAAGTGATTATAAGGATATATCTTATGACATCGTATCTATTACCGGAGGCCTTCCTTTAGCACTTCAAGTTATAGCTTCATTCTTATGTGGAAAGCCAAAGGAAACATGGAAAGATACGTCAAATAAACTGAAGAGAATTCCTGATAAGAAAGTGCAAGAGAGGTTAAGGATAAGTTACGACGCATTAGATTATGAAGAGCAAcagatttttttggatattgcatgttttttcattggatCATCTAAACAATATCTAACTTATATGTGGGATGCCTGTAATTTTTACCCGGGGAAAGGGATTGAAGTATTAAGTCTTATgtccctaattaaaattgacaaagaTGGCACGCtaatgatgcatgatcaactgagagatcttggaagggaaattgttcgtTTAGAACATCCAAAGAAGCTTGGAAATCGTAGTCGGATATGGACTAATGAGGAAGCTGAAGATGTGCTTGAGAGCAACAAGGTAAGAGTTTCCTCTATTTATCTTATAGTCAGTGAATGTTAA